From one Amia ocellicauda isolate fAmiCal2 chromosome 17, fAmiCal2.hap1, whole genome shotgun sequence genomic stretch:
- the h1-0 gene encoding histone H1.0 has protein sequence MAETAAAAPAQKAKRAKAPKKASTHPKYSDMIEAAVHAEKSRGGASRQSIQKYIKSHYKVGDNADSQIKQSLKRLVLTGVLCHTKGIGASGSFKLAKAGDSKKAVKAKVPERKVVKKKTPASKAAKPKKVAKPKKVTKTPAKAKKPKTAEKKVKKTPEKKKPAPKPKKQEKPKKAKVSKAAKTSKAKKAKPTKSKAKASPKKAAKKK, from the coding sequence ATGGCAGAGACGGCGGCAGCAGCTCCAGCCCAGAAGGCGAAGAGGGCCAAAGCCCCCAAAAAGGCCTCCACGCACCCCAAGTACTCGGACATGATCGAGGCGGCCGTGCACGCCGAGAAGAGCCGCGGGGGGGCGTCCCGGCAGTCCATCCAGAAGTACATCAAGAGCCACTACAAGGTAGGGGACAACGCGGACTCCCAGATCAAGCAGTCCCTCAAGCGGCTGGTGCTCACCGGGGTGCTGTGCCACACCAAGGGCATCGGGGCGTCGGGCTCCTTCAAGCTCGCCAAGGCCGGCGACTCCAAGAAGGCGGTCAAAGCCAAGGTCCCCGAGAGGAAGGTGGTCAAGAAGAAGACCCCGGCCAGCAAGGCGGCCAAGCCCAAGAAGGTGGCCAAGCCCAAGAAGGTGACCAAGACCCCGGCCAAAGCCAAGAAGCCCAAGACGGCGGAGAAGAAGGTGAAGAAGACGCCGGAGAAGAAGAAGCCGGCGCCCAAGCCCAAGAAGCAGGAGAAGCCGAAAAAGGCCAAAGTGTCCAAAGCGGCCAAGACGAGCAAAGCCAAGAAAGCCAAGCCGACCAAGTCCAAAGCCAAGGCGAGCCCCAAGAAAGCGGCCAAGAAGAAGTAA